The Hypanus sabinus isolate sHypSab1 chromosome 1, sHypSab1.hap1, whole genome shotgun sequence genome contains a region encoding:
- the LOC132400598 gene encoding general transcription factor II-I repeat domain-containing protein 2-like: MVDMTAHLNTLNTALQGKGRTALHMLEDVLAFERKLTVLARDLQKGTLSHFPNLREFKQGHDMIISEYLHSAIIAMQTSFGKRFCEFREEKNTLSFPVTPLSIDPSLLNTTALAGVSQPDLEMELADIADKDIWVSKFRRLTADLEDVARQKAVLAQKHKWSDIENLTDDSLRSCVKMKVTSYSPDVQTLCAEVQEQKSH; this comes from the coding sequence atggtagacatgacagcgcacctgaacacgctgaacacagctcttcaggggaaaggacgtacagccctgcacatgttggaggatgttttggcattcgagcgcaagttgacagtgcttgccagagatttacagaaaggcactttgtctcacttccccaatttgagagagttcaaacaaggtcacgacatgataatttcggagtatttacattctgcaatcatcgcaatgcaaacatcgtttgggaaacgcttctgtgagttcagagaggaaaaaaacacattatccttcccggtcactcccttaagcatcgatccttccctactgaatacgactgcattggcaggtgtgagtcaacctgatcttgagatggaactggccgacatagccgacaaagacatatgggtgtccaagtttagacgcttgacagcagaccttgaagatgttgcccgtcagaaggccgttcttgctcagaaacacaaatggagtgatattgaaaacctcacagatgacagcttgcgatcctgtgtaaagatgaaggtgacatcatacagccctgatgtgcagacgctgtgcgctgaggtccaggagcagaaatcccattaa